Proteins from a single region of Corynebacterium pseudogenitalium:
- a CDS encoding DUF3499 domain-containing protein — protein sequence MSTFRRCCRPGCGRPAVATLIYAYSESTAVISPLSPNPEPHAWDLCERHSAHITAPVGWELVRVEAVDIFDDEAHALEDEELTALAQAVREAGRVTTGLVDNGGDPIEYEATKDFNDPSTSNHPVHRTKRIEEHLAAEKDARRSHLHVVPDPAEAAEDAEDTGEEHSN from the coding sequence GTGAGTACTTTCCGTCGGTGTTGTCGTCCTGGTTGTGGCAGGCCTGCTGTGGCCACGCTGATTTATGCCTACTCGGAATCGACAGCAGTAATCAGCCCGCTCTCGCCGAACCCCGAACCCCATGCGTGGGACCTTTGTGAGCGCCACTCGGCGCACATCACGGCCCCCGTTGGTTGGGAGCTCGTGCGAGTAGAGGCCGTCGATATCTTTGACGACGAAGCCCACGCCCTCGAGGACGAGGAGCTCACGGCGCTGGCGCAGGCCGTCCGGGAGGCTGGCCGTGTGACCACGGGGCTGGTGGACAACGGCGGAGATCCAATCGAGTACGAGGCCACCAAGGACTTTAACGACCCGTCGACTTCGAACCACCCGGTGCACCGCACGAAGCGGATCGAGGAGCACCTCGCCGCGGAGAAAGATGCGCGGCGTTCCCACCTCCACGTGGTCCCTGACCCAGCCGAAGCCGCTGAAGACGCCGAAGATACCGGCGAGGAGCACAGCAACTAA
- a CDS encoding metallopeptidase family protein, with translation MNAPTHHLRTARDRHGRGARGPLLPVGVPRYRTRSAQFDQLVLDTYAPLHNAYFEQLATVDLAVDTIPRMRLSPDVARFSDEIVADGPVPLGRILQAGVDRYGVPTRARFVLFRRPIEQRTETAEERSALIHWVLTALVASYINLDPRDIDSDFPW, from the coding sequence ATGAACGCGCCAACTCACCACCTTCGGACCGCGCGGGACCGCCACGGTCGTGGGGCCCGCGGCCCGTTGCTGCCCGTTGGGGTTCCGCGTTATCGGACCCGCTCCGCACAGTTCGATCAGCTAGTACTGGACACGTACGCACCGCTGCACAACGCGTACTTTGAGCAGCTGGCAACGGTGGACTTGGCCGTCGATACGATCCCCCGGATGCGCCTGAGCCCCGACGTCGCGCGCTTCAGCGATGAGATTGTTGCCGACGGTCCCGTCCCACTCGGCCGAATCTTGCAGGCGGGCGTGGACCGTTACGGGGTGCCCACCCGGGCGCGCTTTGTGCTGTTTCGCCGCCCGATTGAGCAGCGCACTGAGACAGCAGAAGAGCGGTCAGCCCTCATTCATTGGGTACTGACCGCCCTTGTTGCTTCGTATATCAACCTGGACCCGCGGGATATCGATTCAGATTTTCCCTGGTAG
- a CDS encoding phosphomannomutase/phosphoglucomutase, which produces MAIEHTYESLKDLIKAYDIRGVVGSTIDADTVRTVGAAFAHILYSEGERTIAVGHDMRPSSPELSAAFAEGATSQGLHVLDLGLTSTDELYYAAGTFECAGAMFTASHNPAQYNGIKLCRAGATPVSTDTGLSEISRMLIEGVPAFEGEAGSVEKRDVLDSYARFLRQLVPLPQGKALKVAVDAANGMAGLTVPAVLGDLDIRSLYFELDGTFPNHEANPLDPKNLVDLQRFVVEEKADIGLAFDGDADRCFVVDERGEAVSPSAITALVATRTLATHPGATIIHNLITSRAVPEIIREQGGNPVRTRVGHSYIKAEMARTGAMFGGEHSAHYYFTEFFNADSGLVAALHVLAALAEQDKPLSEMMAQYERYEASGEINSTVDDQEAATGRVLEALGDRVADIDRLDGVTVTLRDEDSAPGPVWLNLRASNTEPLLRLNVEAPTKAKVDEIVREVLAVIRQ; this is translated from the coding sequence ATGGCTATTGAGCACACCTATGAGTCCTTGAAGGACCTTATTAAGGCGTATGACATTCGCGGCGTTGTTGGCTCCACCATTGATGCAGACACAGTCCGCACAGTAGGCGCAGCATTCGCCCACATTCTTTACAGCGAGGGCGAGCGAACTATCGCCGTCGGACACGACATGCGGCCATCCTCGCCGGAGCTTTCCGCCGCGTTCGCAGAGGGTGCGACCTCGCAGGGGCTGCACGTTCTTGACCTCGGACTGACCTCGACCGACGAGCTCTACTACGCAGCAGGCACCTTCGAGTGTGCCGGCGCGATGTTTACCGCCTCCCATAACCCTGCCCAGTACAACGGAATCAAGCTGTGCCGCGCGGGCGCTACGCCGGTCAGTACTGATACGGGCCTGTCCGAGATCAGCCGCATGCTCATCGAGGGGGTTCCGGCGTTTGAGGGCGAAGCTGGGAGCGTCGAGAAGCGGGATGTGCTCGACTCCTATGCGCGTTTCCTCCGGCAGCTTGTGCCGCTGCCGCAGGGCAAGGCGTTAAAGGTCGCAGTCGATGCTGCGAACGGCATGGCCGGGCTGACTGTCCCGGCGGTGCTCGGAGACCTGGATATTCGGTCGCTCTACTTCGAGCTCGATGGCACGTTCCCGAACCACGAGGCTAACCCGCTCGACCCGAAGAACCTTGTGGATCTACAGCGATTCGTTGTCGAAGAGAAGGCGGACATTGGCCTGGCATTCGACGGTGACGCGGACCGCTGCTTCGTCGTGGACGAGCGCGGGGAGGCGGTATCTCCATCGGCGATTACGGCGCTGGTGGCTACTCGCACGCTCGCGACGCACCCGGGCGCGACCATTATCCACAACCTGATCACCTCGCGTGCAGTGCCGGAAATTATCCGTGAGCAGGGCGGAAACCCCGTGCGCACCCGAGTGGGGCACTCGTACATCAAGGCTGAGATGGCGCGGACAGGTGCCATGTTCGGTGGGGAGCACTCCGCGCACTACTACTTCACGGAATTCTTCAACGCGGACTCTGGCCTGGTCGCGGCGCTGCATGTGCTCGCGGCATTGGCGGAGCAGGACAAGCCGTTGAGTGAGATGATGGCCCAGTACGAACGCTACGAGGCGTCCGGGGAAATCAACTCCACCGTCGATGACCAAGAGGCTGCCACCGGGCGTGTTCTTGAGGCACTTGGTGACCGCGTCGCGGACATCGACCGTCTTGACGGGGTTACGGTCACACTTCGCGACGAAGACAGTGCCCCCGGACCGGTCTGGCTGAACCTGCGTGCGTCGAACACGGAGCCACTGCTGCGACTCAACGTCGAGGCCCCAACGAAGGCGAAGGTCGACGAGATTGTGCGGGAAGTCTTGGCTGTGATTCGCCAATAG